A portion of the Saccharospirillaceae bacterium genome contains these proteins:
- a CDS encoding DUF2860 domain-containing protein, with translation MMRTSHRLTLIAALTIPLISIGMPAEHQQKTGFYGEIQLLTGGLKASGKDIVTPDNARINSTSTDELNRRDPSFNSGFIMPNVELGYLFNQGQNDVFWRSSSEPTSEFTNLSEIGFSHRFHTGTKVSLIISPAALGNGNTVWQDPFASGDKRNTTQAETNGMGFDIENLLYGSLSLSYRYNDTQINKERSGSSLNNLSQAQKKQLIRDNSQHDVAVEFINMMSPQTYLIGGIRYTQQYGQQNNMDANLPGGNLSLYHISDDREYYAQLTYRSSHYKNHHVIFDKRRKDEDVNVTAGVRFHQLLGNKWIVDTLISGGENQSNINFYDKEYYLFALGVSREF, from the coding sequence ATGATGCGAACCTCTCATAGATTGACCCTGATTGCAGCCTTAACAATACCTCTTATCAGTATTGGTATGCCCGCAGAGCATCAGCAGAAAACTGGATTCTATGGTGAAATACAGCTATTAACCGGCGGGTTGAAAGCCAGTGGTAAAGATATTGTGACACCCGATAATGCACGTATTAACTCAACCAGCACCGACGAACTGAATCGTCGTGATCCAAGTTTTAACAGCGGTTTTATTATGCCGAACGTCGAGTTGGGCTATCTCTTTAATCAAGGTCAGAATGACGTATTCTGGCGCAGCAGTTCAGAGCCTACGTCGGAGTTTACCAACCTCAGTGAAATTGGATTTTCCCATCGTTTTCACACGGGAACCAAGGTCAGCCTGATCATCAGTCCGGCGGCATTAGGAAACGGCAATACGGTCTGGCAAGACCCGTTCGCCAGTGGCGATAAGCGTAACACGACACAGGCAGAAACGAATGGCATGGGTTTCGATATCGAGAATCTGCTCTACGGTAGTTTATCGCTGAGTTATCGCTATAACGACACACAGATTAATAAGGAACGCTCGGGAAGCAGTCTCAACAACCTGTCGCAAGCGCAAAAAAAGCAACTCATCAGAGATAATAGCCAACATGATGTCGCGGTGGAGTTTATCAATATGATGTCTCCGCAAACCTACCTGATCGGCGGTATCCGCTATACGCAACAATACGGACAACAGAACAATATGGATGCCAATCTGCCCGGAGGGAACTTAAGCCTGTATCACATCAGTGATGACCGAGAATATTATGCACAACTGACTTACCGCAGCAGTCACTATAAAAATCATCATGTAATATTTGATAAAAGGCGTAAGGATGAAGATGTTAATGTTACTGCAGGCGTTCGCTTTCATCAGTTATTAGGCAACAAATGGATAGTGGATACATTAATCAGCGGCGGCGAGAACCAATCTAATATCAATTTTTATGACAAGGAATATTATTTGTTTGCACTGGGTGTCAGCCGGGAATTTTAA
- a CDS encoding DUF3820 family protein, whose product MFDKKDLITLITTTMPYGKYQGRVLIDIPEEYLLWMNKRGMPEGRLGLLLSLALEIRINGLESILTPLRNDPSVQKLVKASQIPSSDTRH is encoded by the coding sequence ATGTTTGATAAAAAAGATCTGATTACTTTGATTACAACCACCATGCCTTATGGGAAGTATCAGGGACGAGTACTGATCGATATTCCCGAAGAATATTTATTGTGGATGAATAAACGGGGGATGCCAGAAGGACGGCTGGGCTTGTTATTGAGTCTGGCTCTGGAAATACGTATCAACGGACTGGAGAGCATATTGACACCACTGCGTAACGATCCGTCCGTTCAGAAACTGGTAAAAGCATCACAAATACCATCATCTGATACCCGACACTGA
- the yeiP gene encoding elongation factor P-like protein YeiP, with protein MPKASDIKKNAAIEFNGSAYFVKDIERSVPQGRAGGSLYRMRMYNVATGQKVDETFKDSDMLNLADVMRRQVMFSYSDGDEYVFMDNEDYSQFSLNKDKIEDEVLFFNESTQGLQVVLLDDAPVALELPAHVELEITETDPSIKGGSATARTKPATMTTGLVIQVPEHISTGDVVKINVEDKKFMGRGEK; from the coding sequence ATGCCTAAGGCAAGTGACATCAAAAAAAATGCCGCCATTGAATTTAACGGCAGCGCCTACTTTGTAAAAGACATCGAACGCTCTGTACCACAAGGCCGTGCCGGTGGCAGCCTCTACCGTATGCGCATGTACAACGTGGCAACGGGTCAGAAGGTTGATGAAACCTTTAAAGATTCCGACATGCTGAATCTGGCCGACGTGATGCGCCGTCAGGTGATGTTCTCCTACAGCGACGGTGATGAGTACGTGTTCATGGATAATGAGGATTACTCACAGTTCAGCCTGAACAAAGACAAAATTGAAGACGAAGTGCTGTTCTTCAATGAGAGTACTCAGGGCCTGCAGGTTGTACTGCTGGATGACGCACCGGTTGCTCTGGAATTGCCCGCTCACGTTGAGCTGGAAATCACCGAGACAGATCCTTCGATCAAAGGTGGTTCAGCTACAGCCCGCACCAAACCAGCCACCATGACCACAGGCCTGGTGATTCAGGTACCTGAGCATATCTCCACTGGCGACGTAGTGAAGATCAACGTTGAAGATAAGAAATTTATGGGGCGTGGCGAGAAGTAA
- a CDS encoding ABC-F family ATPase — MISTANITMQFGAKPLFENISVKFGDGNRYGLIGANGCGKSTFMKILDGSLEPSAGNVSITPNERLGKLHQDQFAFEEFTVLDTVMMGNKELWAIKEERDAIYANLEATEEDYMRAAELEGEFAEMDGYTAESRAGELLLGAGIETELHQGPMTEVAPGWKLRVLLAQALFSNPDILLLDEPTNNLDINTIRWLEGIINDMKCTMIIISHDRHFLNSVCTHMADIDYGDIKIYPGNYDDFMIASTAARERQQSENAKKKAQIAELQQFVSRFSANASKAKQATSRAKQIDKIKLDDIKPSTRQNPYIRFNQEKKLHRQAVEIEGLSHGFEGDSLFANTDMMIEAGEKIAVIGANGAGKTTFLKCLVNGFDQDGIEANSGTIKWSENANIGYYAQDHEYEFPQATNLFDWMEQWKTEKHDDQAVRGTLGRLLFNQDDIKKSVKVCSGGEKGRLLFGKLMMHDHNILLMDEPTNHMDMESIESLNMALEMFEGTLVFVSHDREFVSSLATRIIEIKDNQIVDFHGTYDEYLRSQGVE; from the coding sequence GTGATCTCAACCGCGAATATCACCATGCAGTTTGGCGCCAAGCCACTGTTTGAGAACATTTCCGTTAAATTTGGCGACGGCAACCGTTATGGCCTGATTGGCGCCAACGGCTGTGGTAAGTCGACCTTTATGAAAATCCTCGACGGCTCACTGGAGCCAAGCGCGGGTAATGTGTCGATCACGCCAAATGAGCGCCTGGGCAAACTGCACCAGGATCAGTTCGCGTTTGAAGAGTTCACCGTACTCGACACCGTGATGATGGGTAACAAGGAACTGTGGGCCATCAAAGAAGAGCGTGATGCAATTTACGCTAATCTGGAAGCCACCGAGGAAGATTACATGCGCGCCGCTGAACTCGAAGGTGAGTTCGCGGAAATGGATGGCTACACCGCAGAATCGCGTGCCGGTGAACTGCTGTTAGGCGCCGGTATCGAAACTGAACTGCATCAGGGTCCGATGACCGAAGTGGCTCCTGGCTGGAAGCTGCGGGTTTTGCTGGCTCAAGCGCTGTTCTCCAACCCGGATATCCTGCTGCTCGACGAACCCACCAACAACCTGGACATCAACACCATTCGTTGGCTGGAAGGCATCATCAATGACATGAAGTGTACGATGATCATCATCTCGCACGATCGTCACTTCTTGAACTCTGTTTGTACCCATATGGCTGATATCGACTACGGTGATATCAAAATCTACCCGGGTAACTACGATGACTTCATGATTGCGTCGACCGCTGCCCGTGAGCGTCAGCAATCTGAAAACGCCAAGAAGAAAGCACAGATTGCCGAGCTACAGCAGTTTGTTAGCCGCTTCTCGGCCAATGCATCGAAAGCAAAACAAGCGACTTCCCGTGCCAAGCAGATCGACAAAATCAAGCTGGACGATATCAAGCCGTCTACCCGTCAGAACCCGTATATCCGCTTCAATCAGGAGAAGAAGCTACACCGTCAGGCGGTGGAGATTGAAGGCCTGTCTCATGGCTTTGAAGGTGACTCTCTGTTCGCCAACACCGATATGATGATTGAAGCAGGTGAAAAGATTGCCGTGATTGGTGCCAACGGCGCCGGTAAAACCACCTTCCTGAAATGTCTGGTAAACGGTTTCGATCAGGACGGTATCGAAGCGAATTCTGGCACTATCAAATGGTCGGAAAATGCCAATATCGGTTATTACGCTCAGGACCACGAATACGAGTTTCCACAAGCGACCAACCTGTTTGACTGGATGGAACAATGGAAAACTGAAAAGCACGATGACCAGGCCGTTCGTGGCACCTTAGGTCGTCTGTTGTTTAATCAGGACGACATTAAAAAGTCCGTTAAAGTGTGTTCGGGTGGTGAAAAAGGTCGCCTGCTGTTTGGTAAGCTGATGATGCACGATCACAACATCCTGCTGATGGACGAACCAACCAACCACATGGATATGGAATCGATTGAATCCTTAAACATGGCACTGGAAATGTTCGAAGGAACTCTGGTATTTGTATCCCACGACCGAGAGTTTGTATCGTCGCTGGCGACCCGTATTATCGAGATTAAAGATAATCAGATTGTCGACTTCCACGGCACTTATGATGAATATTTGCGCTCTCAGGGTGTTGAATAA
- a CDS encoding peptidylprolyl isomerase gives MMPRACARHILVKTKEEADKLKQQLAKGADFAKLAQKHSTCPSKKNGGSLGEFNKGDMVKAFDDVVFKGPLLKVQGPVKTKFGYHLIETIYRT, from the coding sequence ATTATGCCTCGCGCTTGCGCTCGCCATATTCTGGTAAAAACCAAAGAAGAAGCCGATAAGCTGAAACAACAACTGGCAAAAGGCGCTGATTTCGCCAAACTGGCCCAGAAGCATTCCACCTGCCCGTCGAAAAAGAACGGCGGCAGCCTGGGTGAATTTAACAAAGGCGATATGGTGAAAGCTTTTGATGATGTGGTGTTTAAAGGCCCGCTGCTGAAAGTTCAGGGGCCGGTAAAAACCAAGTTCGGCTATCATTTAATTGAAACCATTTATCGCACCTGA
- a CDS encoding glutathione S-transferase, which translates to MKLYDADYAPSPRRVRMFMAEKGLNDVERIKLDLPKGDNLSEEFAVKNPLKKVPVLELDDGSCISEAAAIYRYLEETCDGQLLLGETAVEKAVIEMWDRRIEFAFLVPVFQSFQHGSGIFKDRMTPVPEWADEARKNAAAFLTILEEGLTESTYVAGAAFSAADITAVVTLDFAKVIKLRPGEEHPNILRWYELMKQRPSYSA; encoded by the coding sequence ATGAAACTGTACGATGCCGATTACGCTCCCAGCCCCCGACGTGTCCGTATGTTTATGGCGGAGAAAGGTTTGAACGATGTTGAGCGTATTAAGCTAGATCTGCCTAAAGGCGATAACCTGAGCGAAGAGTTTGCCGTTAAGAACCCTCTGAAAAAAGTACCGGTTCTTGAGTTGGATGATGGTAGCTGTATCAGTGAGGCTGCTGCCATTTATCGTTATCTTGAAGAAACCTGTGACGGCCAACTGTTGTTGGGTGAAACAGCAGTGGAAAAAGCGGTGATTGAAATGTGGGATCGCCGAATAGAATTTGCTTTTTTGGTACCCGTATTTCAGAGTTTCCAACACGGTTCGGGTATTTTTAAAGATCGGATGACACCTGTGCCGGAGTGGGCGGATGAAGCGCGCAAGAATGCTGCAGCATTTCTTACAATTCTTGAAGAAGGTTTGACCGAGTCTACTTATGTCGCGGGTGCTGCTTTTTCGGCCGCAGATATTACTGCAGTGGTCACACTCGACTTTGCTAAGGTAATTAAACTGCGTCCGGGGGAAGAGCACCCCAATATTCTGCGCTGGTACGAACTGATGAAGCAGCGCCCATCTTATTCAGCCTGA
- a CDS encoding N-acetyltransferase produces the protein MEYEIQHQSDAKRFVLIKDGNECVLDYTLNGDQIDFTHTYVPFRLRGQGLAEILVEQGITWAKEQGYELQASCWYVSKFL, from the coding sequence ATGGAATATGAAATTCAGCATCAATCGGATGCAAAACGATTTGTTCTTATAAAAGATGGCAACGAGTGTGTACTTGATTACACACTGAACGGCGACCAGATTGATTTTACCCATACCTACGTGCCATTCCGCTTAAGAGGGCAGGGACTGGCAGAAATCCTGGTTGAGCAGGGAATAACCTGGGCGAAAGAGCAGGGCTATGAATTGCAGGCCAGCTGCTGGTATGTCAGCAAGTTTTTGTAG
- a CDS encoding DUF3301 domain-containing protein codes for MLGWIFFFCIVVVMYLFWNKQQQARILASNVVRKHCELQGLQLLDDTLTLDGYQLKKRGGGWALMRCYHFEFSSTGDERYSGSILLAGRRVEQLELDTHRMH; via the coding sequence ATGCTGGGCTGGATCTTCTTTTTCTGCATTGTTGTTGTGATGTATCTGTTCTGGAACAAACAACAACAAGCACGGATATTAGCGTCTAACGTTGTGCGTAAACACTGTGAACTGCAGGGGCTGCAGTTGTTGGATGACACTCTTACTCTGGATGGTTATCAGCTTAAAAAACGTGGTGGTGGCTGGGCGCTGATGCGTTGTTATCATTTCGAGTTTTCCTCTACCGGGGATGAGCGTTATTCCGGCTCGATTTTGTTGGCTGGCCGCAGAGTTGAACAACTTGAGCTTGATACACACCGAATGCATTAA
- a CDS encoding S1-like domain-containing RNA-binding protein, producing the protein MAELGRYNTLKVQELAPHGAYLDDEEGGQILLPTRQVPEGTEIGDEIKVFVYLDSEDRWIATCQRPRVQLHQVASLEVIDVNRTGAFLDWGLAKDLFVPFAEQKQRMEQGNSYLVYVLQDNTGRLIGSTRLNRYINDEAKSNWPGAPDPYCVGDKVRMIISHRTELGYKAVVDDEFWGVIHHDDIRKAIRPGNKFDGYIKRVRDDHRLDISLEPIGHAKIGPLATRILKKLQEGDGTLGLSDKSPADLIELHLGVSKRVFKMAIGQLFKERKIVIESDHIRLANDNDAKKPRPMKKHHKSATANKVSGNSESAEKPKAEKSRKRFVSNKKSGKTLSVKR; encoded by the coding sequence ATGGCAGAACTTGGTCGTTACAACACATTAAAAGTTCAGGAGCTGGCTCCCCATGGCGCCTATCTGGATGATGAAGAAGGTGGTCAGATCCTGCTGCCTACCCGTCAGGTACCAGAAGGTACCGAGATCGGCGATGAAATTAAGGTATTTGTTTATCTCGATTCCGAAGATCGCTGGATCGCCACCTGTCAGCGCCCTCGCGTACAGCTGCATCAGGTTGCCAGCCTGGAAGTTATCGACGTTAACCGCACGGGTGCCTTCCTCGACTGGGGCTTAGCCAAAGATCTGTTTGTACCCTTCGCTGAGCAAAAACAGCGGATGGAGCAAGGCAACAGCTACTTAGTGTATGTATTGCAGGACAACACCGGCCGGCTGATCGGCAGCACCCGGCTGAATCGTTACATCAATGACGAGGCCAAATCCAACTGGCCTGGGGCACCAGACCCCTACTGCGTCGGAGATAAGGTTCGCATGATCATTAGCCACCGTACCGAACTGGGTTACAAAGCCGTGGTCGATGATGAGTTCTGGGGTGTGATTCACCACGATGATATTCGCAAAGCCATTCGTCCGGGCAATAAGTTCGACGGTTATATCAAACGGGTTCGTGACGATCATCGCCTTGATATCTCACTGGAACCGATTGGCCACGCCAAAATTGGTCCTTTGGCCACTCGGATTCTGAAGAAACTCCAGGAAGGTGACGGCACACTGGGCTTGAGCGACAAAAGCCCAGCGGATCTGATTGAACTGCACTTGGGCGTGTCTAAACGTGTGTTTAAAATGGCCATCGGCCAGCTGTTTAAGGAACGTAAAATTGTCATTGAAAGCGATCATATTCGCCTGGCCAATGATAATGATGCGAAGAAACCACGTCCGATGAAGAAGCACCATAAATCAGCAACAGCGAACAAAGTATCGGGCAATTCAGAGAGCGCGGAAAAGCCAAAGGCAGAAAAATCGCGCAAGCGCTTTGTCAGTAACAAAAAATCCGGTAAAACGTTGTCCGTTAAACGATAG
- a CDS encoding S9 family peptidase, whose protein sequence is MFKFSVLIICLLSSLAYAKQTQPLSLSVYAQYPAVSAPQLSPDGTFISFLAGQPGQQILAVQHMENDHLTAVVKTDNIASRLDWYLWANNNTLLLSISYPSNRNGVATLEKRLFRHIIGKDQGVIPLLKPRSFEHLPQFSNGIISVLADDPAHVLIQADFKHANKPAVYKVNIETQRKRLIQYHKSYVKEWYSDLEGNVRLGFAIKGTEAFYIYRPAGKEEWKTIWRFNLLEDPEIDFIGFDSEPNIAYIRADYQGKYALFKVNMDAPEKQSEPIFSDPDYDFDGSLIYAGKNQQVVGVRQSSAESSVIYWQKQYKTLQSGLNKIIPNASNSIIDTSRDERFYIMRSNSDSNPGSYYIGDRKKKKIKKLAERYPQINETNYAGKHHVRFKARDGLNIEAYVTRPINTQSDQRLPAVVLPHGGPMSRDYSGYDYWSEMLASRGYIVIQPNFRGSSGYGFDFERQAIQGWGQAMQDDLQDAAHWLVENANADNTRICILGGSYGGYAALMGAVKHPETYRCAISIAGVSDLEMVYWDARKYTNKEIERKQFGHDQKQLQQASPINFAEDIEIPILLIHSDKDRVVPVKHSRNMADELEDEDKDVRYLELEGGDHHLSAEQHRLSTLQEIERFLAEQLQKPQR, encoded by the coding sequence ATGTTCAAATTTAGTGTTCTGATTATTTGTCTGCTCAGTTCGCTGGCTTATGCCAAACAGACACAGCCATTATCACTTTCTGTGTATGCCCAGTACCCAGCCGTTAGCGCACCGCAATTATCCCCTGATGGCACTTTTATTTCTTTTCTCGCCGGACAACCAGGCCAGCAGATTCTTGCAGTACAACATATGGAAAATGATCATTTAACCGCAGTGGTTAAGACAGACAATATCGCCAGTAGACTCGACTGGTATCTCTGGGCAAATAACAACACCCTGCTATTGAGCATCTCTTATCCCTCAAATCGTAACGGTGTCGCGACGCTTGAAAAGCGATTATTCAGACATATTATCGGCAAAGATCAGGGAGTCATTCCGCTGCTAAAGCCACGGAGCTTTGAGCACCTGCCACAGTTCAGCAACGGTATTATCAGTGTGCTGGCGGATGACCCGGCACATGTATTGATCCAAGCGGATTTTAAACATGCAAATAAACCCGCAGTGTATAAAGTCAATATCGAAACCCAGAGGAAGCGTTTGATTCAATACCATAAATCTTATGTAAAAGAGTGGTATAGCGACCTCGAGGGCAACGTTCGACTCGGGTTTGCCATCAAAGGTACAGAAGCCTTTTATATTTATCGCCCCGCAGGAAAAGAGGAGTGGAAAACGATCTGGCGATTTAATCTGCTGGAAGACCCGGAAATTGACTTTATCGGCTTCGACTCTGAGCCGAATATTGCTTACATCAGGGCAGATTACCAAGGGAAATACGCATTATTTAAAGTCAATATGGATGCACCTGAAAAGCAATCTGAGCCAATTTTTTCTGACCCGGATTATGACTTTGATGGCTCATTGATTTATGCAGGAAAGAATCAACAAGTTGTTGGCGTTCGTCAGAGTTCTGCAGAGAGTTCGGTTATTTATTGGCAAAAACAATATAAAACACTGCAAAGTGGCCTGAACAAGATTATTCCAAATGCCTCGAATAGCATCATCGATACGTCCCGTGATGAGCGGTTCTACATTATGCGTTCGAATTCAGACAGCAATCCCGGAAGCTACTATATCGGTGATCGCAAAAAGAAAAAAATTAAAAAACTTGCCGAACGATATCCGCAAATTAATGAAACGAATTATGCGGGCAAACATCATGTGCGTTTTAAGGCGCGTGATGGTCTGAATATTGAGGCCTATGTTACCCGCCCTATTAACACCCAGTCAGACCAGCGTTTGCCCGCGGTGGTACTGCCCCATGGCGGCCCCATGTCCCGAGACTATTCAGGTTACGATTATTGGTCTGAAATGCTTGCCAGCCGCGGCTATATCGTTATTCAGCCAAATTTCCGCGGCTCCTCTGGTTATGGCTTTGATTTCGAACGCCAGGCGATACAAGGATGGGGCCAGGCGATGCAAGACGATTTGCAGGACGCCGCCCACTGGCTCGTAGAGAACGCCAATGCCGATAACACACGAATTTGTATTCTCGGGGGCAGCTACGGCGGGTATGCCGCTCTTATGGGCGCAGTAAAACACCCGGAAACCTATCGTTGTGCAATCAGTATCGCCGGGGTCTCTGATTTAGAGATGGTTTATTGGGATGCACGCAAATACACCAATAAAGAAATAGAAAGAAAACAGTTCGGTCACGATCAGAAACAACTACAACAAGCGTCACCGATTAACTTTGCCGAAGATATCGAGATACCGATATTGCTTATTCACAGCGATAAAGATCGGGTTGTACCAGTGAAACACAGTCGCAATATGGCAGACGAACTGGAAGATGAAGACAAGGACGTGCGTTATCTTGAACTGGAAGGTGGCGATCATCATCTCAGTGCCGAGCAGCACCGATTATCTACGTTGCAGGAGATTGAACGCTTTCTGGCGGAGCAACTACAAAAACCCCAGCGCTAA
- a CDS encoding uracil-xanthine permease family protein, whose protein sequence is MSQENAYAGWRTVVAGLQMLFVAFGALVLMPLITGLNPSVALFTAGIGTLVFQFVTKRSVPVFLASSFVFIAPIIGIIQQYGDDGIAVAMGALFCAGFTYIILAILVAIRGAGFLHRIMPPVVTGPIIMIIGLGLAPIAVNMAMGKTGDASAQLFPYTDAIWVSMPALLVTLLVATVAKGIFRLVPILAGIMVGYTIAAFMGMVDFSAVNNSSWIAVPDFVTPKFEMAAIMLMMPVALVAAIEHVGDVLAISSVTGENYVEKPGLHRTLLGDGLATSTAALFGGPPNTTYSEVTGAVMLTKAFNPVIMTFAAGFAIVLAFIAKFGAFLQTIPAPVMGGILILLFGSIAAVGLNILVKARVDMGQQRNLVIVSTTLVFGIGGMALGNLEGLSLCGLVAIVLNLVLPRGDESEDLHAEEEIVEDMVK, encoded by the coding sequence ATGTCTCAAGAGAATGCATATGCTGGCTGGCGTACCGTTGTTGCCGGCTTACAAATGTTATTTGTCGCCTTTGGTGCTCTGGTATTAATGCCATTAATTACGGGTTTAAACCCCAGTGTCGCGTTATTTACTGCAGGTATTGGTACACTGGTTTTCCAGTTTGTAACCAAGCGTTCGGTACCGGTATTTTTAGCATCCTCATTCGTATTCATTGCCCCGATCATCGGTATTATTCAGCAATACGGAGATGATGGTATTGCTGTGGCAATGGGGGCCTTGTTCTGCGCTGGCTTCACTTACATTATTCTGGCTATTTTGGTGGCCATTCGTGGCGCCGGATTCCTACACCGTATTATGCCGCCGGTTGTCACCGGACCGATCATTATGATTATTGGTTTGGGTCTGGCACCCATTGCGGTAAATATGGCAATGGGTAAAACCGGCGATGCGTCAGCTCAGTTATTCCCATATACCGATGCGATTTGGGTATCCATGCCGGCCTTATTGGTGACCTTGCTGGTGGCAACCGTGGCAAAGGGTATTTTTCGCTTAGTTCCGATTCTGGCGGGTATTATGGTTGGTTACACCATTGCTGCGTTTATGGGGATGGTTGATTTCAGTGCTGTGAATAACAGTTCATGGATTGCGGTACCGGATTTTGTTACTCCGAAATTCGAAATGGCAGCCATTATGCTGATGATGCCGGTGGCTTTGGTCGCAGCCATTGAACACGTTGGTGATGTATTGGCGATTTCCAGCGTGACCGGCGAAAACTATGTTGAAAAGCCCGGCCTGCATCGCACCTTACTGGGTGATGGCCTGGCAACATCGACTGCTGCTTTATTTGGCGGTCCACCAAACACCACGTATTCAGAAGTTACAGGTGCGGTTATGCTAACCAAAGCCTTTAATCCGGTGATTATGACGTTCGCAGCGGGTTTTGCTATTGTGCTGGCATTTATCGCTAAATTTGGCGCATTTTTGCAGACGATTCCGGCGCCGGTTATGGGGGGGATTCTGATTCTGTTGTTTGGTTCGATTGCTGCTGTGGGCCTGAATATTCTGGTTAAAGCGCGAGTGGATATGGGGCAGCAGCGTAACCTGGTGATCGTTTCCACGACGTTGGTGTTTGGTATCGGTGGTATGGCACTCGGAAACCTGGAAGGGCTGAGTCTGTGTGGCCTGGTGGCTATTGTGCTAAATCTGGTGCTTCCTCGAGGTGACGAAAGCGAAGACCTGCACGCTGAAGAAGAAATTGTAGAAGATATGGTGAAGTAA
- the upp gene encoding uracil phosphoribosyltransferase, translated as MSVHEIRHPLVRHKLGLMRQKDISTRGFRQLAAEVGNLLTYEATKDLELEDYTVDGWCGDIQAERIKGKKITVVPILRAGLGMLDGVLELVPSAKISVVGLYRDEETLEPVSYFDKLAGDIDQRMSLVVDPMLATGGSMNATIDLLKKAGCTSIRALVLVAAPEGIKAVQQAHPDVDIYTASVDDHLNENGYIIPGLGDAGDKIFGTE; from the coding sequence ATGAGCGTTCATGAAATTCGCCACCCTCTGGTTCGACACAAACTCGGCCTTATGCGCCAGAAAGACATCAGTACCCGCGGCTTCCGCCAATTGGCAGCAGAAGTAGGGAATTTGTTGACGTATGAAGCAACCAAAGATCTGGAACTGGAAGATTATACCGTCGATGGATGGTGTGGTGACATTCAGGCGGAGCGTATCAAAGGCAAAAAAATCACGGTTGTTCCAATCTTGCGTGCTGGCCTGGGAATGCTGGATGGTGTTCTGGAACTGGTTCCAAGCGCCAAAATCAGTGTGGTGGGTTTGTACCGAGATGAGGAAACTCTGGAGCCGGTGAGCTACTTTGATAAGTTGGCTGGCGATATCGACCAACGTATGTCGCTGGTGGTTGATCCAATGCTGGCAACGGGTGGTTCCATGAACGCAACCATCGACTTGCTGAAAAAAGCCGGTTGTACTTCGATTCGCGCACTGGTTTTGGTTGCCGCTCCGGAGGGTATTAAGGCGGTACAGCAAGCTCACCCGGATGTTGATATTTATACCGCGTCGGTTGACGACCACCTGAATGAAAACGGTTATATCATTCCGGGTCTGGGTGATGCGGGCGATAAGATTTTCGGTACCGAATAG
- a CDS encoding flagellar brake protein, whose protein sequence is MDGKPQRFEDLKLLPGQALQLEFDGYSNERDRALLVGYMPGRSIIVSTPVKNGSPLSLKNGMSLAVRFFATQINSACAFKTEIVHVSRAPFAHLHLAIPKELVLGEVRSSVRANVKLICSVMYGADCNNKTASKITDLSLGGARLECASLPVEEGQELRITAQLTVSGIDRIITLMAITRSVNVEEKTVSVGVQFTDMSDSDRIMLHAYVLSYLNN, encoded by the coding sequence ATGGATGGTAAGCCTCAACGTTTTGAAGATCTGAAACTGCTGCCGGGACAGGCATTACAGCTCGAGTTTGATGGTTATTCCAATGAACGCGATCGGGCATTGCTGGTTGGATATATGCCGGGGCGGTCCATCATTGTTTCCACGCCGGTAAAGAATGGTTCGCCACTGTCATTAAAAAACGGTATGTCGCTGGCTGTTCGCTTTTTTGCAACTCAGATTAACAGCGCCTGTGCATTTAAAACCGAAATCGTGCATGTTTCTCGTGCCCCTTTTGCTCATTTACATCTGGCAATACCAAAAGAACTTGTGCTGGGTGAAGTGCGCAGTTCCGTCAGGGCAAATGTAAAGCTTATTTGCTCAGTAATGTATGGCGCTGATTGCAACAACAAGACGGCGTCGAAAATCACTGATCTGAGTTTAGGCGGAGCGCGTCTGGAGTGTGCGTCGTTACCCGTCGAAGAAGGTCAGGAGCTCAGAATAACAGCACAGCTGACTGTGAGTGGCATCGACCGCATTATCACACTTATGGCGATTACCCGGTCCGTAAATGTTGAAGAAAAAACTGTATCTGTTGGGGTTCAGTTTACCGATATGAGCGATTCAGATCGAATTATGCTGCACGCTTATGTTTTATCGTACTTGAATAATTGA